The following are from one region of the Pantoea cypripedii genome:
- a CDS encoding integrase domain-containing protein, with translation MAKLNKNFKTLARQAGGSFKTVSDRMKIADRFAERLLKLNVQIRDIKNIRTGHIELYMKSRLSEEISRRTLQNEMSAIRALLRVAGKTFMANPAHEKLSNQALGISETSRDGTKVAIPDTYFRQVLTSVEKKDEGVSCALRLSRLLGLRTEETVQSAKSLRTWQKNLLNGDVKVRVVFGTKGGRPRDTTVLDREATLSAINTALKYLDKNNGKLIDKPSLHTAIERYRNIVREAGLTGKYAPHSLRYAYSVDVMNHHMKNGFSKEEAQALASMDLGHGDGRGHYVARVYNKVESNE, from the coding sequence ATGGCAAAACTAAATAAGAATTTTAAAACGCTTGCCCGACAGGCTGGGGGAAGTTTTAAAACTGTTTCTGACCGTATGAAAATTGCGGACAGGTTCGCTGAACGTTTATTAAAACTGAACGTACAGATTAGAGATATTAAGAACATCAGGACCGGGCATATTGAGTTGTATATGAAAAGCCGCCTTTCCGAAGAGATTTCCAGACGTACACTTCAGAATGAAATGTCGGCTATCCGGGCTTTATTACGGGTTGCAGGAAAAACATTTATGGCTAATCCGGCTCACGAAAAACTGAGTAACCAGGCTCTTGGTATTTCAGAAACCAGCCGGGACGGAACAAAGGTTGCCATTCCCGATACTTATTTCAGGCAGGTACTGACGAGTGTGGAAAAAAAGGATGAAGGTGTTTCCTGTGCATTGAGGTTATCCCGGTTACTGGGTTTACGAACGGAAGAAACAGTACAGTCCGCGAAATCATTACGAACCTGGCAAAAAAACTTGCTCAATGGTGACGTAAAAGTACGCGTTGTCTTCGGGACAAAAGGAGGACGTCCCAGAGATACGACAGTGTTAGATCGTGAGGCAACGCTTTCCGCAATTAATACCGCGTTGAAATATCTGGACAAAAATAACGGAAAGTTAATCGACAAGCCTTCATTACATACCGCTATCGAACGTTATCGCAATATAGTTCGTGAAGCCGGATTAACAGGGAAATATGCACCCCATAGTTTGCGTTATGCCTACTCTGTTGATGTTATGAATCATCATATGAAAAACGGTTTCAGTAAAGAAGAGGCGCAGGCTCTTGCATCAATGGATTTGGGGCATGGGGATGGCAGGGGGCATTATGTGGCTCGTGTGTATAATAAGGTTGAGAGTAATGAGTGA
- a CDS encoding conjugal transfer protein TraG N-terminal domain-containing protein, producing MTANSFLEYFLILFGWVMNNAMWTILGNTGLFALPLVFKVMGVWLKVREEGADEGNKGLLALPRIEHAIYVSFVVMLFCCIPLLPVDISTIKFDSSRAKQCGVSVPTPQNSGYSGLVNDFDGRTAEVPIWWYLLHMMSKGTTQAMIASIPCGTQLRQMRFDVQNTKLRDPVLLQEVQDFADQCYSRAYFRLKNSNSQLSDATINSVGWIGSDYFLNTSGYYDYYTATTPRSQWPYDSTRDSGYPNTGQGGYPTCKTWWSDSSSGLRKRVLASFGDNTRKEMQRSFPGTQWEEVALRWLVSPRNAGLSGDGTTYAVGSSDNVTGVVGNVTRLTSTIGLGLKQAEALPGFDALKQALPMIQALLQMMIITVIPVLMMFSAYEPKTVVTISFALFALQFITFWWELAGWLDDRLISILYDNMAQQGLTSSSVPFANFMSSTNDGWIMNLVLGMMYVVFPAFWVGMLGWAGARIGGVIDSAMSAASKMPQKAGSDGTKAATDTVKKVASKGAS from the coding sequence ATGACTGCGAACAGTTTTCTGGAGTATTTTCTCATCCTGTTCGGCTGGGTGATGAACAACGCCATGTGGACCATCCTCGGCAATACGGGGCTTTTTGCCCTGCCTCTGGTCTTTAAGGTGATGGGTGTGTGGCTGAAAGTTCGGGAGGAAGGGGCGGACGAAGGCAACAAAGGACTGCTGGCACTGCCCCGTATCGAGCATGCCATCTACGTCTCCTTTGTCGTGATGCTGTTCTGCTGCATTCCGCTGCTGCCGGTGGATATCAGTACCATTAAATTTGACAGTTCACGGGCAAAACAGTGCGGGGTCAGTGTTCCCACACCGCAGAACTCCGGTTACAGCGGACTGGTGAACGACTTTGACGGCCGCACGGCCGAGGTGCCCATCTGGTGGTATCTGCTGCACATGATGTCGAAGGGCACCACTCAGGCGATGATTGCGTCCATCCCCTGCGGCACGCAGCTGCGCCAGATGCGGTTTGACGTGCAGAACACGAAACTGCGTGATCCGGTACTGCTACAGGAAGTGCAGGACTTTGCCGATCAGTGTTACTCCCGGGCGTACTTCCGTCTCAAAAACAGCAACAGCCAGCTCAGCGATGCCACCATCAACTCGGTGGGCTGGATAGGCAGCGACTATTTTCTGAATACGTCCGGCTATTACGATTATTACACCGCCACCACACCGAGGAGTCAGTGGCCGTATGACAGTACGCGTGACAGTGGCTACCCGAATACCGGTCAGGGAGGCTATCCCACCTGTAAAACGTGGTGGTCAGATAGCTCCTCTGGGCTGCGCAAACGGGTGCTGGCCAGCTTTGGTGACAACACGCGTAAGGAGATGCAGCGATCATTTCCGGGGACTCAATGGGAAGAGGTAGCCCTGCGCTGGCTGGTCAGCCCCCGAAATGCCGGCCTCTCCGGAGACGGAACGACGTATGCTGTGGGAAGTTCTGATAATGTGACCGGCGTTGTCGGTAATGTGACACGACTGACATCCACCATCGGGCTTGGCCTCAAGCAGGCAGAAGCGCTGCCGGGCTTTGATGCGCTGAAACAGGCCCTGCCGATGATTCAGGCGCTGCTGCAGATGATGATTATCACGGTGATCCCGGTGCTGATGATGTTCAGTGCCTATGAGCCCAAAACGGTGGTGACCATATCATTTGCACTGTTTGCGCTGCAGTTCATCACATTCTGGTGGGAACTTGCCGGGTGGCTTGATGACCGTCTGATCTCCATCCTCTACGACAATATGGCACAGCAGGGGCTTACCAGCAGTTCTGTGCCGTTCGCTAACTTCATGAGCTCAACCAACGACGGCTGGATCATGAACCTGGTGTTGGGAATGATGTATGTGGTGTTTCCGGCATTCTGGGTGGGAATGCTGGGATGGGCAGGAGCTAGGATTGGCGGAGTCATAGATTCAGCGATGTCGGCTGCCTCTAAAATGCCGCAGAAAGCTGGAAGTGATGGGACAAAAGCAGCAACTGACACAGTAAAAAAAGTAGCTTCAAAGGGGGCGAGTTAA
- a CDS encoding DUF7716 domain-containing protein, which produces MIVISGFDELLKKSNELPDVGWLYVEGSFDLESRNDIENGKYYIAENEDEEMDFEQNYGTFLEAPIFKDVIENKLNHHPGSSKDDLFDAVVYYLEKDDFLD; this is translated from the coding sequence ATGATTGTTATTTCTGGCTTTGATGAGTTGCTGAAAAAATCCAATGAATTACCTGATGTTGGTTGGTTATATGTTGAAGGATCTTTTGATTTAGAATCAAGAAATGATATAGAAAATGGGAAATATTACATAGCTGAGAATGAAGACGAAGAAATGGACTTCGAACAAAATTATGGAACCTTTTTAGAAGCACCAATTTTTAAAGATGTTATCGAAAATAAATTAAATCATCACCCTGGGTCATCCAAAGATGATCTGTTTGATGCAGTTGTTTATTATCTTGAGAAAGATGATTTCTTAGATTGA
- a CDS encoding DUF6386 family protein has protein sequence MKKRFSFTTDTATLSVFDLASLKHRVNDDPDWWSIPDDEIDEINKGNVIFLNLGSDGDYTVEIHDDLNEGYRALSLKVPAGRVFIGAGEDTSGGDLEPDGSDYMSGVFLEFSPGAYEVKFKKEQHNIKLSFAKSEGGVNNITDLVRL, from the coding sequence ATGAAAAAGCGTTTTTCTTTTACAACGGATACCGCGACGTTGTCTGTTTTTGATTTGGCTTCTCTGAAGCACCGAGTTAATGATGATCCTGACTGGTGGAGTATCCCTGATGATGAGATAGATGAAATAAACAAAGGGAATGTTATATTTTTAAATCTCGGTAGTGACGGTGATTATACGGTTGAAATTCATGATGATCTTAACGAAGGATATAGAGCATTATCCTTAAAAGTTCCAGCTGGAAGAGTTTTTATTGGTGCTGGAGAGGATACTAGTGGTGGAGATCTTGAACCGGATGGGTCAGATTATATGTCAGGTGTTTTTTTAGAGTTTTCTCCTGGAGCCTATGAGGTTAAGTTTAAAAAAGAACAACATAATATAAAGTTGTCATTTGCTAAGTCTGAGGGTGGAGTTAATAATATTACTGACTTGGTTAGGTTGTAA
- a CDS encoding RHS repeat-associated core domain-containing protein, whose protein sequence is MDNRAARQGDEIIHSSILADITSIVAEGVTYAAMGAIVAGAATFAGPVLGIGALTALGSSCLLSGIVAGVAANATGLSSKISAGADEIGNFLFPPSPSGVIISGSDDVIINGLAAARAAGTLTSGDTPAPEPQSPASFADYGGMLLAAAEQFGSAMWQPGVASAAAGTSPLMQDKVLCEKHSGPQFLAEGSKSVFINGQPAVRAKDRTTCEATISDDVSPDVIIGGETLTVRDIKSGKQPGLALAMIGLSLIRGRPSQILKNMPCALAMAGGGMLADMAINAVFSSLHPVHAATGVKVLNDAAERDFVLPGRFPLRWQRSYNSLTQRAGLYGTGWATVFDSYLMLEGEQATWFDDSGRELTFTLPGDQEVLYSISEGLMIRRNAQGDIAIADDDGAVWRLYKPTAEDPQQLRLASLSDEYGNALETGWDAQGRLVRIHDEPLAIDVALHYDDPRHPQRVTSAHHFDGERHWPLMHWTYDAQGQLADVTDAAGVVTRRFRYNADGLMTWHQLAGGAAYEYRWEKFDHWRVVEIRSSSGDGCRMHYDLAAGITRVSTCDGQQREHHWNAQGLITCFIDERGEKWRYEWNEHELLTRRIDPLGHAVSFAYDDCGNRVEEQDADGGAQAVQWLPHRALPVAVTAPGGSVTQYFYDSHHGLERVVDALGQSTFYRRDEYGLVTEEQDAAGNIYHRGYNDAGQVIRETDCSGRTTRYRYHARGWLSSVITPDGEETRYEYDAAGRPQRLERAEGWEENLSWNGEGLPVAWHAADGQRSLFRYDSQGRLIATRNAQGEEVQRSWDSRSRMTTLTNENGESYRFEWGADSLLLAETGLDGVATRYEYDAAGQTRSRTFAAGHPAAITHRFSWSPAGQLLDRTTPEGQTRYRYTPEGQLARITRHLPLSDTAWSRQAEQEITFRYDALGRVTEEQGGQGRLAWQYDALGNCTALTLPDGRQMKQLYYGSGHLLSIALDSLTVSEFTRDTLHRELSRSQGGLTTRTEYDRLGRLVKKDVFNGDAQRPAPRCWSRRRDFDYRNNLIREERDDNPFSQTLWQYDSAGRLLGQEGVQPGNGQWRWDAAGNPLERHAGAVSCNRVTQLNGIRWQYDVHGRTTEKDNGQVRWRYRYDGEHRLTEVLSEPYDRNRPAVRVSFQYDPLGRRISKTRQPLVQGRPGGKAVTTRFVWEGFRLLQEIQDDVPLTYVYSGAQSFEPLARIDGVDSPEIFWFHCAANGMPERLTDREGRISWEGVNGAWGKLLRESALQTPGFAQNLRMQGQYLDRETGLHYNLFRYYDPDSGRFTQQDPIGLAGGLNLYAYAPNAFSWIDPLGLSRCSSGRTLTVNKPKILSSPNLTSAERSYLERQFMKKQNSLNRAAQRGELVWSPGTHDVRISSVQSSYRQAVSARYERMFGKSPDLTTLNADHPVDLIVGGSPTQRLQMLNESINKSVGSSLKNAGRKAGLQPGDTISEIIFQ, encoded by the coding sequence GCCGGGCCGGTTCTCGGCATCGGTGCACTGACTGCACTCGGCAGCAGCTGCCTGCTGAGCGGGATTGTAGCGGGGGTGGCCGCCAATGCCACCGGTCTGAGCAGCAAAATCAGCGCGGGTGCGGACGAAATCGGCAACTTTCTGTTCCCGCCGTCCCCGTCCGGGGTGATCATCAGCGGCTCTGACGATGTGATCATCAATGGCCTTGCCGCTGCGCGGGCTGCCGGAACCCTGACTTCCGGCGATACTCCCGCGCCGGAACCGCAGTCGCCTGCCAGTTTTGCCGATTACGGTGGCATGCTGCTGGCGGCGGCAGAGCAGTTCGGCAGCGCCATGTGGCAGCCCGGCGTGGCGTCTGCCGCTGCGGGTACCTCGCCGCTGATGCAGGACAAAGTGCTGTGTGAAAAGCACAGCGGGCCGCAGTTTCTGGCGGAAGGTTCGAAAAGCGTCTTTATCAATGGTCAGCCTGCCGTGCGGGCAAAGGACCGTACCACCTGCGAAGCCACCATCAGCGACGATGTCTCACCCGATGTCATCATCGGCGGCGAAACGCTGACGGTACGCGATATCAAAAGCGGTAAACAACCCGGCCTGGCGCTGGCGATGATCGGGCTGTCGCTGATCCGCGGTCGTCCGTCGCAGATCCTGAAAAATATGCCCTGTGCGCTGGCGATGGCCGGGGGCGGTATGCTGGCGGACATGGCGATCAACGCCGTGTTCTCCTCGCTCCACCCGGTGCACGCCGCCACGGGCGTGAAAGTCCTGAACGACGCCGCCGAGCGCGACTTTGTCCTGCCGGGACGCTTCCCGCTGCGCTGGCAGCGCAGCTACAACAGCCTGACACAACGCGCCGGGCTGTACGGCACCGGCTGGGCCACGGTGTTTGACAGCTACCTGATGCTGGAAGGGGAACAGGCTACCTGGTTTGATGACAGCGGCCGCGAGCTGACGTTTACTCTGCCCGGAGATCAGGAGGTGCTTTACAGCATCAGCGAAGGGCTGATGATCCGCCGGAATGCGCAGGGTGATATCGCCATTGCCGACGATGATGGTGCCGTCTGGCGGCTGTACAAACCCACAGCGGAAGACCCGCAGCAGCTGCGGCTGGCCTCGCTGAGCGATGAGTATGGTAACGCGCTGGAAACGGGGTGGGATGCGCAGGGACGTCTGGTGCGTATCCATGATGAGCCGCTGGCGATTGATGTGGCGCTGCATTATGACGATCCACGTCATCCGCAGCGGGTCACCTCCGCACACCACTTTGATGGTGARCGGCACTGGCCGCTGATGCACTGGACATATGATGCACAGGGGCAGCTGGCTGACGTCACCGATGCGGCGGGCGTGGTCACCCGTCGTTTCCGCTACAACGCAGACGGGCTGATGACCTGGCATCAGCTGGCGGGTGGTGCAGCATACGAATACCGTTGGGAAAAGTTCGATCACTGGCGCGTGGTGGAAATCCGCAGCAGCAGCGGTGACGGCTGCCGCATGCATTACGATCTGGCTGCCGGGATCACCCGTGTTTCAACCTGTGACGGACAGCAGCGGGAACATCACTGGAACGCACAGGGGCTGATTACCTGCTTTATCGATGAGCGCGGCGAAAAATGGCGCTATGAGTGGAATGAACACGAGCTGCTGACGCGGCGTATCGACCCGCTCGGCCATGCGGTGAGCTTTGCCTATGATGACTGTGGCAACCGCGTGGAGGAACAGGACGCGGACGGCGGCGCACAGGCGGTGCAGTGGCTGCCGCATCGTGCACTTCCGGTGGCGGTCACCGCGCCGGGCGGCAGCGTGACGCAGTATTTTTACGACAGCCATCACGGGCTGGAACGGGTGGTGGATGCGCTGGGTCAGAGCACGTTTTACCGGCGTGATGAATACGGGCTGGTGACGGAGGAGCAGGACGCGGCGGGTAATATTTACCACCGTGGCTACAACGATGCCGGTCAGGTGATCCGCGAGACCGACTGTTCGGGGCGGACCACGCGCTACCGCTACCATGCGCGGGGCTGGCTGAGCAGCGTTATCACCCCGGATGGTGAAGAGACGCGTTATGAATACGATGCCGCCGGTCGTCCGCAGCGGCTGGAGCGCGCGGAAGGCTGGGAAGAGAACCTGAGCTGGAACGGGGAAGGATTACCCGTTGCCTGGCACGCCGCCGACGGCCAGCGCAGCCTGTTTCGCTATGATAGCCAGGGCCGCCTGATTGCCACGCGCAACGCGCAGGGCGAGGAAGTGCAGCGCAGCTGGGACAGCCGCAGCCGCATGACGACGCTGACCAATGAAAACGGTGAAAGCTACCGTTTTGAGTGGGGAGCGGACTCGCTGCTGCTGGCTGAGACTGGCCTGGATGGCGTGGCGACGCGTTATGAGTACGATGCGGCGGGGCAGACGCGCTCGCGTACTTTTGCCGCCGGGCACCCGGCCGCCATCACGCACCGGTTCAGCTGGAGTCCGGCGGGGCAGCTGCTGGACCGGACCACCCCGGAAGGCCAGACGCGCTACCGCTACACGCCGGAGGGTCAGCTGGCCCGCATCACCCGGCATCTGCCGCTGTCGGACACGGCCTGGAGCCGCCAGGCGGAGCAGGAAATCACCTTCCGCTACGATGCGCTGGGGCGGGTGACGGAGGAACAGGGCGGACAGGGCCGTCTGGCGTGGCAGTATGATGCGCTGGGCAACTGCACCGCGCTGACGCTGCCGGACGGACGCCAGATGAAGCAGCTGTACTACGGCAGCGGGCATCTGCTGAGCATCGCGCTGGACAGCCTGACGGTGAGCGAATTCACCCGCGATACGCTGCACCGGGAGCTGAGCCGCAGCCAGGGCGGGCTGACGACGCGTACTGAGTATGACCGCCTGGGCCGTCTGGTGAAAAAGGATGTGTTTAACGGCGATGCGCAGCGTCCGGCCCCGCGCTGCTGGTCACGCCGTCGCGATTTTGACTACCGTAACAACCTTATCCGCGAAGAACGGGACGACAACCCGTTCAGCCAGACGCTGTGGCAGTATGACAGCGCGGGCCGCCTGCTGGGGCAGGAGGGCGTGCAGCCGGGGAATGGTCAGTGGCGCTGGGACGCGGCGGGGAATCCACTGGAGCGCCATGCCGGTGCGGTGTCGTGCAACCGGGTGACGCAGCTGAACGGCATCCGCTGGCAGTATGACGTGCATGGCCGCACCACGGAGAAGGACAACGGGCAGGTCCGCTGGCGCTACCGTTACGACGGTGAACATCGTCTGACGGAGGTGCTGAGCGAACCGTACGACCGCAACCGGCCAGCGGTGCGGGTGAGTTTTCAGTATGACCCGCTGGGCCGCCGTATCAGCAAAACGCGGCAGCCGCTGGTGCAGGGCAGGCCGGGCGGGAAGGCGGTGACCACGCGCTTCGTCTGGGAAGGCTTCCGCCTGTTGCAGGAGATTCAGGATGACGTGCCGCTGACGTATGTGTACAGCGGGGCACAGAGCTTTGAGCCGCTGGCGCGTATCGACGGCGTGGACAGCCCGGAGATATTCTGGTTCCACTGCGCGGCAAACGGCATGCCGGAGCGGCTGACGGACCGCGAAGGGCGTATCAGCTGGGAAGGGGTGAACGGCGCGTGGGGCAAACTGCTGCGTGAGTCGGCCCTCCAGACCCCCGGCTTCGCGCAGAACCTGCGGATGCAGGGCCAGTACCTGGACCGGGAAACGGGACTGCACTACAATCTGTTCCGGTATTACGATCCGGACAGCGGACGGTTTACGCAGCAGGACCCGATAGGGCTGGCGGGTGGGCTGAACCTTTACGCTTATGCGCCGAATGCATTCAGCTGGATCGATCCGCTGGGTCTGAGCAGATGTTCTTCAGGTAGAACATTAACGGTTAATAAGCCCAAAATCTTGAGCAGCCCAAACTTAACAAGTGCTGAAAGAAGTTATCTCGAAAGACAATTCATGAAGAAACAAAACTCCCTTAATCGTGCAGCGCAACGGGGAGAGTTAGTATGGTCACCAGGAACACATGATGTGAGAATTTCATCAGTGCAAAGTTCCTACAGGCAAGCAGTTTCGGCACGGTATGAAAGAATGTTTGGGAAGTCTCCGGATTTAACAACTTTGAATGCAGATCATCCTGTAGATTTAATCGTCGGTGGTTCACCAACGCAAAGATTACAAATGCTCAATGAGTCTATAAACAAAAGTGTTGGTAGCTCTTTGAAAAATGCAGGTAGAAAAGCGGGTCTTCAACCGGGAGACACGATTAGCGAAATAATATTCCAGTAG